The window GGCCAAACGGGCAGACATGGGATTCACGTCCGCCCGAACAAACGACAACGAGATCCCCGTTCGCACACCGGCAGAGTGTTGGCCAGCCATGGTATCGATCCGATTCCAAACTGATGGTGGTGATGTTGCCAACCTGGTGTCGGGATGAGTCATCACTGGCCCGTGTGATGGAGGATGCCAATAGGGTTGATGCGGATGCGGCCACGAACTGCCGGCGGGAGAGGTCGGACATTGAATTGCCAGGGGGGAGGGAATACGGTGGTGTCGCGTACCCGATGGGCCGCGTTTTTCAGGTGGGTGAGGATCCGAGAACCGGCGGGCGAACCTTTGAGTGGCTCAGGGTAAAACGCCGTTTCAGAAATCGACGTTCTATGAGCCGAGTGACTCGCTCGTCCTATAATTAAGGGTAGGTTCTCGATAAACTCGTGGGTATGAATCGTACCATCATTCTTCTCGTTGGGTTGCTCACCGCGGTACCGCTCCTGTTGTACCTGCTGGCGACCACCGATCCGCCGCGCCGCGACGCTCAGGCGGATGCGATCGTGAGCAAGACGTCCCCACGCACACCGATTACGGTTTACTGCGCCGCCAGCAACCAGGCTGTAATGGAAGCGATCGTGGCAGATTATCGACGCGAGTTTGGTGGCGAGGTCTATGTCAATTATGGGCCGTCGCAGGGCTTGTTATCGCAGATCGAAATCACCCATACGGGTGATCTTTTTTTGCCCGCCGATGACAGCTACCTCACCGCAGCCCGTAACAAGTTTCTGGTGTCCGAGACGTTTTCCATCGCGACGATGCATGCGGTCATTCTCGTCAAACGAGGCAACCCGAAAGCGATCCACCGATTTGACGACTTGTTACGCGAAGATGTGAGGTTTGTGCAGGCCAATCCTGACGCGGCGGC of the Allorhodopirellula heiligendammensis genome contains:
- the modA gene encoding molybdate ABC transporter substrate-binding protein yields the protein MNRTIILLVGLLTAVPLLLYLLATTDPPRRDAQADAIVSKTSPRTPITVYCAASNQAVMEAIVADYRREFGGEVYVNYGPSQGLLSQIEITHTGDLFLPADDSYLTAARNKFLVSETFSIATMHAVILVKRGNPKAIHRFDDLLREDVRFVQANPDAAAIGKITKIALERVNRWEAADAATTAYRGNVTEAAADVAVGSADAAIVYDCVLHNYPNLEFVEIAELQTAVSKFGIGLIANSENIPAARQFVDFVISPAHGLARYREYGFSVSPSTRP